Within Sandaracinaceae bacterium, the genomic segment GAGCGTCTCGAGCAGGCGGCGAACTTCTTCGCTCCACTTCTGGCTGACCAGCTGCTCGTACGGGGTGGGGACGTTCTCCTGCTCGAGGAAGTCGATGAACTTACGGCCGTCTTCGTCGTTGACGGGGCGGTCCAGCGAGAACGGGGTCTCGGCCCAGTAGCCCTTGATCTTCTCGAGCTTGTCGGCCGCGATGCCGGTCTCCTTCTCGAGCTCCTCGGGCGTGGGCTCCTTGCCGGTGCGCGTGGTGATGGCCTGTGTGGCGCGCGCGACGCGGTTGTAGGTGTCCAGCATGTGGACGGGGATGCGCACGGCGCGGCCCTTGTCGGCCAGCGCGCGGCTGATGGCGTGGCGGATCCACCACGACGCATACGTGCTGAAGCGGTAGCCGCGGTTGTGGTCGAAGCGCTCCACGGCCTTCATGAGGCCGATGTTGCCCTCCTGGATGAGGTCGATGAGCGGCAGGCGGCCCCGGTTGTAGCGGCGCGCGATGCTGACCACGAGGCGCAGGTTGGCCGCCACGAAGCGGTTCTTGGCGCGCTGCTGGTCCTTCTGGGCCTTGCGGACACCCAGCAGGTAGCGGCGGAACGACACGGTGATGCGCACCTCGTCGCCCACGATGTCGCGCTCTTCGGCGAACTCACCGGCGAGGCGATGGACGGCCTTGTCGGCCTCCTGGACGAAGAGGCGGTCGCTGTCCACGGCGCGGAGACGGGTGCTGGCCGCGAGGGAGAGCGAGTCCCACTTGTCCTGCTGCTTCTTCGAGATCTTGGCGCGCTTCGCGGCGCGGACCATCTTGCGCATGATGGCAAGCTCGGCGACGGGCTCCTCGAGGTTCTGCGCCTCGACGATGGCTGCCACGGTCTCGAACGCCTGCATGTTCGAGAACAGCGCCTCCCAGTACGCGATCTCCAGCTGCTCGACGTTGCGGGCGGCCTCGATCTCCTCGTGGGGGGTGAGCACGCGGTGGCACGCCATCTCGCGGAAGTAACGCGAGAGCGTGCTGTCACCGGCGCCCTGGCGCTCCAGTTCGCGAAGCGCCTTCTCGGCGTCCACGCGGGCCTTCTCGAGCTGCGCGTGCGACGGCTCGTTGGTCGGCTCTTCCATCTCGGAGCTGGAGGACGTGGTGCGCATCTCGTTGCCGTCCTCGTCCTCGTCCTCGTCCTCTTCGCGGGCGCGCTTGACGACGCGCGTCTTGGCCGGCTGCTCGACGAGCTTCACGTCGCTCGCGCCCTTCACGGCGGCCTTGTTGGTCACGCTCGCACGGGGGGCCGTGGCCTTCGTCTTCGCGGGGGCGGCCTGAGTGGCCGCCTTGCTGGCGCTTGCGGTGGTGGTCGCGGCCGGCGTCTTGCGCACGGTCTCGGCCTTCGGGGAGTCTGCTGTGCGCTTCCGCGCGATAGCTGCCTTGGTCATTGTTCCTCGCTCGCTTAGAGCCACTCCCGCTTTCCGCACGGTCATGACTCTGGATCTTCGTTCAGCTGGTTCAGTCGGGCGGCTGCGTAACCGCGTGCTCGCCGTCTGTTGGTCGCGTCACCCTGCACGCTTCGTGCCGACGGTTTGACTTTTGGGTTTCGTGCCGCGCAACCCGGAACCCACACGATTCGGGGAGGTTGTGCGCTGCGTCTCGGGGTCGGGCATAGTCCTTCACATGGGGTTCCATTGCGCGGATGAACAGGGGGCTTGCGACAATGCAGCGTTCTGCTAGGGCGGGCTTCCGTTGAAGAGCGCTCGCCAGGTCTTGCTCGCCGCCCTCCGTGAGCAGCTCGGAAGAGGAGCCCTCGCGGTCGCTGGGTTCGCCCTCGCGGCCGGCGCCACGGCGGTGCTCGCGGCCCTGGTAGGGCCATTGGTGGCCAGCCTCGATCACGCTTCGCCCAGCGGCGAAACGCTGCCCGGGCCGCTCGCCTTCCTGCCGCGCCTCGAGCCCCGCCAGCTGGTGCTGGGAGTGGCCCTGCTCATGCTGGCGCGCGCCGCAGCCCGGTACTTCGGGACCATCGCGGCGGGGGCGGTTCAGCAGGCCGCTGTACGCAACCTGCGCATTCACCTACACGATCACCTCCTTCATCTATCGTCCTCGGCGTGGGCCCGGTTGGCTCCCGGGGAGCTGGCCAGCCGGTTGGGTGCAGAAGTGGGGGCCGTGCGGGGCCTGGTGCACATTGTAATCTCACATACATTTCAACACGCGCTGATGGCGACTGCATTGGCTACCCTGGCCATCCGACTGGACACCCGAGTGGCCACCTACGCGCTGCTGATGGCTGCCCCGCTGGCCATCGTGGCGTGGCGGCTGTCGCGTGCGGCCCGCCCTGCCACCCACGCGGTGCACGTGGCCGAAGCGCGGGTGGCCGAGCTGGCAGGGGAGCATGGCGTGCTGGTCCCGCTCGTGCGCGCCTATGGCGCCGAGGCCTACGCCGCCCAGCAGCTGCGGGACGCCGCCAAGGAGTCGGAGCAGGCCGTCATGCGCGCGCTCATGGCTCAGCAGCGCGTGGGCCCCGTCCTCGAGGTGCTCGCCGCCGCGCTGGGCGCCGGCACGGTGGCGCTCTTCGGCGTGTTGGACCTGGGGCTGCCGCTCGCCACCAGCATCAGCCTGTTTGCCGCGCTGTTGTTGCTGCTGCGCCCGCTGCAGGCGCTGGCCAGCAGCCTGCCCGCGGTCTACTCCGGGCTCGCCAGCCTCGAGCGCCTCGAGCAGATCCTGGCCCTCCCACGGGTAGACGCGCGGCACGACATGGTCGACGGGGTCAGCAGTGCCCACAACGCCACCGAGAGATCGCCGGCGGAGGTCGCGATCGCGCTCGAAGGCGTGGACTTTGCCTATCAGCCGGGCGTGCCCGTGCTGCACGACGTCACCCTCCGCATCAGCGCAGGTGAGCGCGTGGCCATCACCGGCCGCAGCGGCGAGGGCAAGTCCACTCTCCTCATGATCCTGGCAGGACTGTTGCCGCCCATCAGGGGCGCGCGTCGGATGCACGGCGAAGACGTGACCGGCGTGCCGGCCGACCTCGCATGGGTGCCACAGGACGCGCTGTTCTTCGCCGACACGCTCCTGGCCAACCTGGCCTTCGGCGCACCGCAGGACGCCGCCCGCGCTCACGACGTGCTGGACCGGGTGGGCCTCGGAACGCTCGTGCGCAGCCTGCCCCAAGGGCTCGACACGCTGCTGGCAGGGCGCGGACGTCAGCTGTCGGGGGGTGAACGCCAGCGCCTCTCCATCGCGCGTGGGCTGTACCGCCGTCCGCGGATCCTGCTCTTGGACGAGGTCACGTCCGCGCTCGACACCCAGTCGGAGGCCGAGGTGCTGGCCGCGCTCGGCGCCGTGGCCCAGCAGGGGACCGCGCTGGTGTTCGTGAGCCACCGCCCCACGGTGGCTGCGTTCGCCGACCGAGTCGTCACGCTGGACGGAGGTCGAGTGGTGAGCGATCGTGCGCCCGATGCGTCGCCGCCCTCTCCGGTCTGATCTCCTGCGCCTGGTGTTGGTGCTTCCCCTCGCGGCCGGTGTCGCGCACACGCCCGGTTCCAGAGCCCACGCCGGCGCCCCCATGCCCGAGGACCTGGGCGACGCGCCCTTGCCGACTAGCCCCCCGCGCGTTCCGCCAACCGCCCCGGTCGCACCCTCCGCCGAAGGGGCCCTCGGGCGCCCGGGTCAGCGGGTGTCGCTGGTGGCGCGCAACAACGCAGCGGGCGCGCCGGAGCTGCTGGCCGACGGGGCGCGCGTGACGGGCCTTCCTTATCTCCCCACTCGCCTCGAGGCGCGCAGCGTGACGCTGCCGGCGGGCACGGTGCTGCTGCTCACCACACGAGGGGAAGGCGCGCGCACCGACGTGCTGCTGCTGGTGCGCCGCGGGGCACGCGTGACGGTGGTGGACGTGGCCCGCACCGACTGGACCGGCGACCCCGGCGAGCGCACGGCGCGCTTCCTGACCGTGATCGAAGGCGGCGAGCACCCGCGCATCGTCCGCGGTCGTTCTATGGAGCGCGCGCAGGTCTGCGGCTCGGAGCTGACGCCCCTCGAGACACAGTCGCTCGACCCGCGCACGCTCACGTGGAACGACGAGCCCCAGGATCCGCGCGGCGCGCGGGTGCCCACCCAGACGCGCACCGCCACGCTGGCGAACGCTGCGCTCCAGGGGCCTCGGCTGGATGCACTGCGCTTCGACGTGGCCAGCTCGGGTGGCGGAGAGGCCACGCTCGAGCGCGCTCCGCGCCCCGTGGCGATCACCGACCGAGACACCGGCACCGCGTGGGTGGAGGCCGAGCCCTCACGCGGCAGCGTGGCCTTCGCGAGCGGTCGCTACGACGCCTCCGAGTGGCCCGTGCGCACCGTCAGCCTGGTGCCCGTCCCCACCGGCGCACCCGCTGGTTACGCTGCGCCCGAGTACGTGGACATCGCCGCCCCCGACGGCTTGGTGCGCATCGAGCTGCCGCCCAGCCCTACCCCCGGCGCGCGCTACGCGGTGGAGCTGGACCCGCCCGTGCGCTTTCGTTGCATCACGGTGCTGCTGCCCACGCGCGCCGACGTGCGCGGCCAGCACGTGGGCCTGGCCGAGCTCGCGCTGCACTCCGAGTTCGACGGCGAAGACGGCGCCACACGCTTGATCGCGGAGCTCGCCGCTGGTGGCTCGCGTGGGGTGAGCGCCGCGCGGCTGCTGCGTGGCCTCGGCGCGAGCGGAGCCACGGCCATCCGCACGGCCTGGCCCGATATGACCGCGCGCGAACAGCGGCTCGCGGTGCGGGTGCTGGCCGACCTGGCAGGGTCCGAGCCCATCGCGCGCGAGGCCCTGCTGGCGCCTGCACGGAGCCCGGACGGCGAGCTGCGAGAAGCGGCGCTGGAGGCCCTGCGGGCTGGGGGCGCGGGCAACGAGCTGACCACGTTGATGACGGAAGGCAGCGACGAGGCCGCGCAGATCCTCGCCCGCGCCATCCCTGGGCGCGCCCTGCTGGTGCTGCTGCCCGCGCTCGAGACGCCCGGCGGGGTCGCGCGCGCAGGCCTCCGCGCTGCGATAGGCGAGGCGCTGCAGCGGGCCCCCGAAGACGCATTGGCGGTCGCCACCCTCTGGGCTGCCGAGCCACACGCCGTGGAGGCGAGCGCCATCGTGGCACAGGCGCTCGGCGCGCTGGGTGAGCCGGGGGCCGCGTTGGGCGCCTCGCTGCTCCGTGATGCCGCCGCGCGCGCCACCACGTTCGAGGACGTCTGGCGCGTGACCGCCGCCGCCGCCGCGCTGCCGTCCGAGGCCGAGCTGGACGCTTGGCTGCGGGGGCGAGTGGGCGACGACGAGCGCTGGATGATCCGCACCGAGGCGGCCACCAGCCTGCACGCGCGCCAGTCGCCCCTCGCCGCCGACGCGGCACGCACCCTGGCCGCCGACGTGTTCCCGCGTGCACGCGAGCGCGCCGCCTCCTTGATGGCCGTCGAAACGGACCGCGCGGTGTTGCTCACGCTCGCCCAGCGGGACCCGTGGCCGCGCGTGCGAGCCGCCGCGATCGGCGCCCTGGCCAGCGACCCCGAGGCCCGTGCGCTCATGGTGGGAGCCCTGAACGACCCCAAGGCGCGCGTGCGTTTGGCCGCCATCGAGGCGTTCCGTACGGCACGCGACGGCCAGGCCATGGACGCCATCGCCCAGCGCCTGGCGCGCCCGAACGAGCTGGCCGCCGTGCAGCGTGCCGCCGTGCGCTACCTGGGCGAGCTGGACGCCCACGCCCACGTGGAGACGCTCATCGCCGTGGTCGATCGGGGCCGGCAGCCCAGCGCCTACGACCCGGACATCGAGACCGCCGTGCTGGCCGTGTCCGTACTGGGGCGTCTCGGCGGCCCACGCGCCACGGAGTACCTGGTCTCGCTGCGCGACGGCGGCCCCCCCGAGGCCATCCAGGCTGCCGCCGCGCGAGCCCTCGGTGCTGGCAGGGCTCCTGGGGGCGCCACCCCCTGAGTCGGCGCCGAATCTTCTGCACCCCACCACCCAAGAAACGGGTTCTGCCGCGGGGATGGGTCGTGATAGGCTCCCCGCCATCCGGCATGCCACTCACCGAAAAAGCCTCTCGTCTCAAGTCGCTGTCCCTGCCCGCACGCACTGCGCCGCTGTGGCTCCTCGGCTCGCTGGCCCTCTTGGGCTGTGGCGAGAGCGTCGAAGCCAACGTCGTCGTCGAGCGCTTGCCCGACCCGGAGCCCAACCTCCCCGAGGTGCCGGACCTTCCGCCGCCGCCGCACCCCACGCGCTACGGTGACGAGAGCTACAGCGTCTACGGCGTCCGCCACATGAGCTCGGTCACCATGGATCACGACGTGGCCGTCACGGGCTACATCGTGGAGATCTACACGCGCCCGGACTGTGACAACGAAGAGGCGTGTCCGCGCGCCGTGGCCCCGCACTTCTACATCGCCGACACCGCCAACGAGGCGGACGCCAGCAAGCGCATCATGGTCGCGGGCTACGCCACGCGTCAGGGCGAGGTGGACGACGCCATGGCCAACGCCCGCGGCGGCCGCGCCCCCGAGGCCACCCCGGGTGCACCGCCCCCCATCCCCACCGACCTGGCGCTCGGCAACAAGGTCACCGTGCGTGGCCGCTTCCAGCGCTACTCGGGCGTGGGCTTCTCGGCCAGCAACGGTCTGATCGAGTTCCAAGGGCACACCACCGTCGAAGCGGCCCCGGCCCCTTGAGCGTCGCCGCCTGGCTCCAGCACGCGGGGGCACAGAACGACGTCGTCGAGTGGGCGCGCCCCTACGGCACGGACTGGAACGCCGCCATGACAGCCTGCCCGCGGGCCGACTGGCTGTTGGGCATCGCCGCCCGCCTGCACCTCCCACGCGAGGCGCTGGCCCGCGCCGCCATGGCCTGCGTGCGCGTGGCACATGCGGGGCGCGAGATGCCCGACGTGGCCCTGGCCGCCCTCGAGTCCGTGCACACCTGGGCCATCCACTGGGAGCCCTTCGCCAATTGCGCCAAGCACGCCGCCCTGTGTGAAGAAGCCGCCAAGCACGCCAAGACACCGGCCGAGGCGGCGCTGCTCAACGCGGTCGCGTCCGTGGCGCGCATCCCGGACGATCCCGCCAGCGCCGCGCTCGCCGCGACGTACTCCGTGGAGCTGAGCCTCGCCCAGGCCGACGACGACGAGCTCATGTCGGTCATGCTCAGCGCGCAGAGCTCCTGCGTGGAAGCAGCCCGCGTGCACCTGCCCATCGCGCTGTTCGAGAGCGCGCGCGCCACCTGAGCCGCCACTGGCGCAAGCGAGGTGACAAGCGGCCCGGCTTTGCGATACTGCCCGGCCATGCCCGCCTCCGTGAGTCTCAGCCTCGACCAGTTTCGCGCGCTCGCGCGTGAGCCCGGGGTCACCGTCATCCCGCTCTTCCGCGAGATCCTCGCCGACGTGGTCACCCCGGTGGTGGCGCAGGCCACGCTGGGCAGCGCCGAAGGCAGCTTCCTGCTGGAGAGCGTGGTCGGCGGCGAGAAGTGGGCGCGCTACAGCTTCGTGGGCTTCGACCCGCAGCGCATCGTGCGCGGCGTGGCCAACCGCTTCGAGACCGTGGTTGGCAGCACCGTCACGCGCGAGGACGGCATCGACCCGCTCGAGCGCCTTCGGGAGACGCTGGCCGAGTACGTGCCGCCCCGCGAGGTGGAGGGCCTGCCGCGCTTCTGGGGCGGGGCTGTGGGCTACGTGACCTACGACGCCGTGCGGCGCTTCGAGCCCAAGGTGGGCGCTGCGCTCGGCCCGGACGACGAGTGGGAGTTCTGCTTCGGCATCGGCGGCACGCTGCTCATCTTCGACAGCGTGAAGCAGGTCATCAAGGTGGTGGCCCCCGCGCACGTGCCCGCTGGCGCCGACGTGGACGCCGCGTACCACGCCGCGGTCGCGCGAGTGGAAGGCGCCATCGCGCAGCTGGCCACGCCCCGTCATCCGCGCCCGCTGTCGTTGCCCGAGCGACCCAGCCTCGAGCTGCCGCCCAGCAACTTCGAGCGCGCCCGCTTCGAGGCCGCCGTGGTGCGCGCACAGGAGTACATCCGCGCCGGAGACATCTTCCAGGTGGTGCTCTCGCAGCGCTTCCGCGTGCCCCTCACGCCGGGCTTCGACGTCTACGACGTCTACCGCGCCATGCGGTCCATCAACCCGTCTCCGTACATGTACTTCCTGCGCTTCTCGGAGCTGCAGATCGCGGGCGCCAGCCCCGAGACGCTGGTGCGCTTGGAAGACGGCGTGGTCAGCGTGCGCCCCATCGCCGGCACGCGTCACCGCGGGGCCACAGCGGAAGAAGACCAGGCCATCGCGGAAGAGCTGCTGGCCGACCCGAAGGAACGCGCCGAGCACGTGATGCTGGTGGACCTGGGCCGCAACGACGTGGGGCGCATCAGCGGCCCTGGCGAGGTGCGCGTCACCGACCAGATGATGATCGAGCGCTACTCGCACGTGATGCACATCGTCTCCAACGTGGAGGGCAAGCTGGCCGCGGGCAGCGACGCGCTCGACGTGCTGCGCGCCACCTTCCCGGCCGGGACGCTGAGCGGTGCGCCCAAGGTGCGCGCCATGCAGATCATCGAGGAGCTCGAGCCCGAGCGGCGCGGCGTGTACGGCGGCGCCGTCGGCTACATCGGCTTCGACGGCAACATGGACGTGGCCATCGCCATCCGCACCGTGGTGGCGCGCGACGGAGCGCTGTTGCTGCAAGCGGGCGCGGGCGTGGTCGAGGCCTCGGTTCCCGCGTCCGAATGGCAGGAGACCGTCAACAAGGCGAGGGCCGGCTTGGTGGCCCTGTCGGTCGGCGTTTCGGGCGCAAAACAAGGCTGACGAAAAGTTCTCCGAAACCTTTGACAGCGCCACGAGGGGGCGCTAGAAGGTGCGTCCGTTGACGGGGCCAAGGCTCCTGAGACACCCCACCAGCGGTGGTAGTTAAGTTGGTTATAACGCCGGCCTGTCACGCCGGAGGCCGCGGGTTCGAGTCCCGTCCGCCGCGCTGGTAAGACCCCCTGAGCAATCAGGGGGTTTTGTTTTTCCGTCTCCGACCACATCCCCCGTGGGCTGCTCAGAGACGCTCTTCAATCCAGCGCGAGACGCTCTCGGCATCACGCAGCCCGAGCGTCAACGGCAACGTGAGCGTGCGCTGATCCCGCAGCTGCAGCTGGATGAGGTACGGCTGAGGCACGGGGTACCCGCGGTACTTCGCGGGGTTCCAGAACGACGGTGGGCGGAGCGCCATGCGTGCCCCGCCCAGCTGCCCGAGCGCCACACGCCGCTCACGGAACGGCCACAGCGGCCCGAACGCAAAGCGCAGCTCGCCACCGTCCACCCTCAGCGCCGATCGGTTCACCAGCGCACGGACCGCCGCGTAGACCAGCGCGAGCCCCACCACCAACACAGGGAGAGCCCCCAGCGCATCGCCCGGCAGCTCGCCCTGGATCAGGAACAGCATCATCGGCAGCACGATCACCAGTCCCCACGAGCCGAACATGAGCACCGGGACGAAGCGCGTCCGCGACCGAAACCGCAAGACCCGCGAGTCCCCCTCACCCGCGCCCTCCCGCACCAGCACGTCCCCTGCCACAGCGTCCGAGTAGTCGCTCATCGCAGGAGAGCATAGCGCGGCTTTGTCATGGCCCGCTCCGCCTGCTACATGCTGGCGCGTCCGCCGGCCACGCGACTCCCTCGCGACGCTGACCGTTGGCGGAGGAGAAGCCGCATGTCCGAGCTGCAGCAGATGGATCCCGAGATCGCCAACCTCATCACCCGTGAGGAGGCCCGGCAGCACCGCACCATGCGCCTGATCCCCTCGGAGAACTACGCCTGGCCGGCCGTCATGGAGGCCTGCGGCAGCGTCCTCAACAACAAGTACTCCGAGGGCTACCCCGGCAAGCGCTACTACGAGGGCCAGGAGTTCATCGACGGCGTGGAGTCGTTGGCCATCTCGCGCGTGAAGGAGCTGTTCGGCGTGGACCACGCCAACGTGCAGCCCTACTCCGGCTCGCCGGCCAACCTCGCGGTCTACTTCGCGTTCTGCAAGCCCGGCGACACCGTCATGGGCATGGGCCTGCCCAGCGGCGGCCACCTCACGCACGGCTGGAACGTCAGCATCAGCGGCGCCTACTTCAACGCCGTGCAGTACGGCGTGCGTCAGTCGGACCACCTCATCGACTTCGATCAGGTCGCGTCACTCGCCCGCGAGCACAAGCCCAAGCTGCTCTTCTGCGGCGCCACCGCCTACCCGCGCCTCATCGACTTCGCGCGCTTCGCGGAGATCGCGCGCGAGGTGGGCGCCATCCTGGTGGCCGACATCGCGCACATCAGCGGCCTGGTGGCCGGCGGCGCGCACCCGAGCCCGGTGGGCCTCGCCGAGGTGATCAGCTCCACCACGCACAAGACCCTGCGCGGACCGCGCGGCGGCATGATCATGTGCGACCAGAAGCACCAGAAGGCCATCGACAAGTCGGTGTTCCCGGGCCTCCAGGGCGGTCCCCACAACGGCACCACCGCGGGCATCGCCGTCGCCGCCAAGCTGGCCATGACCCCCGAGTTCAAGCAGTACGCGGCCAACGTGGTGGAGAACGCGCGCGTCCTCGCGCAGCGCCTCGAGGAGCGTGGCTTCGCGCTCATCACCGGGGGCACCGACAACCACCTGGTGCTCATGGACCTCACGCCCAAGGGCGTGTCCGGCAAGATCGCCGCGCAGGCGCTGGACCGCGCCGGCATCGTGACCAACTACAACTCCATCCCCTTCGACCCGCGCAAGCCGTTCGATCCGAGTGGCGTGCGCATCGGCACGCCCGCCATCACGGCGCGCGGCATGGGGCCCGCCGAGATGCGTCAGCTGGGCGACTGGATGGCCGACGTGGTGGAAGACGTCGAGAACGCCGGCAAGCTCGCCGGCATCGCCGCCGACGTGAAGGCGCTTTGCGACCAGTTCCCCGCGCCCGGCATCCCCGTCACCGCATCGTGAACGCTCTCCGCGAGAGGGGAGCGCGAGCATGAGCGCCCAAGGCGGCGACGAAAACCGCAAGCCTGGGCGGCCGCGCCTGGACGCCGAGCCCACCTTCGACCGCGAGCACGCGCTGCGGGTGGCGCTCCGCGTGTTCGCGCGCGACGGCTTCGAGGGCGCGAGCGTCCGGCAGATCAGCCGCGAGGTGGGCGTCAGCCACACGCTGCTGCACCATTACTTCGGCTCGAAGACCCAGCTCTGGCAGGCCAGCATCGACCAGAGCTTCGGGGCCATCGGCGCCGAGCTGCTGCCACGCGTGGGGCACCTCCGCGGTGAGCTCTCCATCCTGCAGCAGGTGCACGCCCTGGTCGTGCAGTACGTCATGCTGGCGTCCGAGTTCCCCGAGGGCTTCCAGATCGTCACCTACGAAGGAGCGCGTGGTGGCGAGCGCTTGGACTACATCCTCGACAACCACGTGCGCCGCTTCCTCGACGTGACGCAACGCATGGTGAAGACGGCGGGCGACCTCGGGCTGATCCGCAAGGTGCCATGGGCGTCGCTGTTCTTCTTGGTGTTCAGCGGCGGCCCCGCACTCTTGGCTCTGGGCGAGTTCGCGAAGGGCATCGGCGCGCGTCCCGAGGGCATGACCGAGCGCGAGTTCCTCGAGCAGCACGCGCAGGCCACGGCCGACATGTTCGTGGCAGCCCTCGCGCCCCCCGCCGCCGGCACCTCCAAAAGTTGACCTGAACCGCTGGGAGCTGCGATTTCTCGCGGGTGAACTCTCCTTCGCGATGGTGGACGCACGCGCGCACGGCGGTCGGTGTCGGCATGCTCGGTGGCGCCGCGCTCCTGAGCCTGCCTTCCGTCTTGCCCTCGCGCGCGGCCGCCACGGACCAGAGCGCCCCGCCGCTGGTGCGCATTGCCGGGCAGCGTGTGGAGCTGACCGACCCAGCGGCCCAGGCGCGGCGCATCGCCGACGAGTGGGCCCACGCCCCGCAGCGCTTGCAGCTCACGGAGCAGACGCTGCTGCGCACGCGCGCGGAGCTGGGCGGGAGCGTGGACGTGGAGCACCTCACGCGCTTGCTGACCGACGTGCAGAACCCCGCGAGCGCCCTGCGGCGCCGGGCCGAGAGCGCGAGCGAGTTGGAGCTTGCGCTGCCCGTGCGCTTCGACGCCGAGCCAGCACGCGAGCTGCTGTTGGAGCTCAAGCGCCAGCACGATCACCCACCGAGCGACGCGCGCTTCAACCCGGACACGCGCGAGGTCATCCCCGAGCGGGCGGGGCTCTCGCTGGACGTGTGGGCCACGCTCGACGACCTCGACGACGCGATGCACCACGGCGCCCCCGAGATCGCCGTGCGCGTGGTGCGAACGGACGCCCAGCGCACCGCACGAGAGCTGCGCGAGGTGCGCGTGGACGCTCGCCTCGGCGACTTCGAGACTCGCTACAGCCTCAACGAGAGCGCGGCCGACCGCACGCACAACCTGCGCGTCGCGGCGCGCAAGATCGACGGCCTGGTGCTGCTGCCGGGCGAGGTGTTCGACTTCAACGCCGTGGTGGGCGAGCGCAACGAGGCCAGCGGCTTCCGCCCGGCTCCGGTCATCGCCGGCGGTGAGCTGGTGGACGGCCTCGGAGGCGGCGCCTGCCAGATCGCGGGCACCATCCACGCGGCGGCGTTCTTCGCGGGCCTCACCATCCTCGAGCGCCACCCGCACAGCCGTCCCAGCTTCTACATCAAGCTGGGCCTCGACGCGGCGGTCAGCTACCCCACCATCAACCTGGTGTTCCGCAACGATCACCCTTTCCCCGTGGTCATCCGCATGCAGCTCGAGGGCGGCGCGGCGCGCTCCGAAGTGCTGGGGCTCGAGCAGCGCGACATGGTCACGTTCGTGCGGCGCGTGGACGGCGTGACTCCGTACACCGAGTCCGAGACGCAGGACAGCAGCTTGCCCTCCGGCGTGCGCGTGCTGGGCCAGCGCGGCGTGCCGGGCTTTCGTGTGAGCCGCTGGCGCATCATCCGCAGCATGGAGAGCAACCAGGCGCGCCGCGAAGCCTCCGTGGACATCTACCCGCCCACCACCCAGATTTGGCGCGTGGGCACCGGGGGCCCGCCTCCCGAGGGCTACGTCGCCGAGGGCGATGGTCACCCCGAGTACACGGCCGACGAGTACACCACCATGACCCAGGGCCCGGGCATCCGCGGCACCGACGTGGTGCGCACGCCCGGCTTCTCGGGGCTGCCCGGCTGGACCGCGCGCATGGGGATGCCTCAGCCCCCGCTGGTGGAGCCGAGCCCCGAAGACGGCAACTGACCGGCAACTGACCGGCAACTGACGCAGAGACCAACGCGGCATTCCTGCTATGCTCCGCGCGGTCATGCTCTCGGGTAAACGCATCGTCGTCGGGATCGGTGGCGGCATCGCGGCGTTCAAGGCCGTCGAGCTGGTCCGTGAGCTGGGTCGTCGTGGCGCGCAGGTGCGCGTGGTCATGACACCCGCGGCCACGCGCTTC encodes:
- a CDS encoding serine hydroxymethyltransferase produces the protein MSELQQMDPEIANLITREEARQHRTMRLIPSENYAWPAVMEACGSVLNNKYSEGYPGKRYYEGQEFIDGVESLAISRVKELFGVDHANVQPYSGSPANLAVYFAFCKPGDTVMGMGLPSGGHLTHGWNVSISGAYFNAVQYGVRQSDHLIDFDQVASLAREHKPKLLFCGATAYPRLIDFARFAEIAREVGAILVADIAHISGLVAGGAHPSPVGLAEVISSTTHKTLRGPRGGMIMCDQKHQKAIDKSVFPGLQGGPHNGTTAGIAVAAKLAMTPEFKQYAANVVENARVLAQRLEERGFALITGGTDNHLVLMDLTPKGVSGKIAAQALDRAGIVTNYNSIPFDPRKPFDPSGVRIGTPAITARGMGPAEMRQLGDWMADVVEDVENAGKLAGIAADVKALCDQFPAPGIPVTAS
- a CDS encoding TetR/AcrR family transcriptional regulator; this translates as MSAQGGDENRKPGRPRLDAEPTFDREHALRVALRVFARDGFEGASVRQISREVGVSHTLLHHYFGSKTQLWQASIDQSFGAIGAELLPRVGHLRGELSILQQVHALVVQYVMLASEFPEGFQIVTYEGARGGERLDYILDNHVRRFLDVTQRMVKTAGDLGLIRKVPWASLFFLVFSGGPALLALGEFAKGIGARPEGMTEREFLEQHAQATADMFVAALAPPAAGTSKS
- a CDS encoding VanW family protein; translated protein: MNSPSRWWTHARTAVGVGMLGGAALLSLPSVLPSRAAATDQSAPPLVRIAGQRVELTDPAAQARRIADEWAHAPQRLQLTEQTLLRTRAELGGSVDVEHLTRLLTDVQNPASALRRRAESASELELALPVRFDAEPARELLLELKRQHDHPPSDARFNPDTREVIPERAGLSLDVWATLDDLDDAMHHGAPEIAVRVVRTDAQRTARELREVRVDARLGDFETRYSLNESAADRTHNLRVAARKIDGLVLLPGEVFDFNAVVGERNEASGFRPAPVIAGGELVDGLGGGACQIAGTIHAAAFFAGLTILERHPHSRPSFYIKLGLDAAVSYPTINLVFRNDHPFPVVIRMQLEGGAARSEVLGLEQRDMVTFVRRVDGVTPYTESETQDSSLPSGVRVLGQRGVPGFRVSRWRIIRSMESNQARREASVDIYPPTTQIWRVGTGGPPPEGYVAEGDGHPEYTADEYTTMTQGPGIRGTDVVRTPGFSGLPGWTARMGMPQPPLVEPSPEDGN